From Sulfuracidifex tepidarius, one genomic window encodes:
- the cas7a gene encoding type I-A CRISPR-associated protein Cas7/Csa2, whose product MYVSVRGRVWLEVEAANMVESVGNYVKHRRVPVVVKEKDGNFMTFFVPSISGESVAHSYQLILAEALKKKGQKVCKYCEKGIFLKSTNKEIYKEVTGNDPPKSGKKGSESVQAANEIEENIIKSCGVEDVGGFLFAENPNVKRTSAFSTGYMIPVKESLSVTSIDPQLHSRYALGTKFVNMGEESSSSGQMIYYVEVSSAMFSFSFDIDTKFIGKYTFSVDNYGKVIKDMSENDVKSRIEASLEALKRFLLEFPVGAKRTRFNPSDVSWDSIGIAVSNEVWTMPSSFTEDYLKRARIKREKVSYETEIHAYSENTETKEEVSPNEMKSYDSAEEAIVSAIENAEKRVSAIENAKK is encoded by the coding sequence ATGTACGTTTCAGTTAGGGGCAGGGTATGGCTTGAAGTTGAGGCGGCCAACATGGTTGAGAGCGTCGGTAACTATGTTAAGCATAGGAGGGTTCCCGTGGTCGTGAAAGAGAAGGACGGGAATTTCATGACTTTCTTCGTCCCTTCCATTTCGGGAGAGAGCGTGGCCCATTCGTACCAGTTAATCTTAGCCGAAGCGTTGAAGAAGAAGGGGCAGAAGGTCTGTAAGTACTGTGAGAAGGGTATATTCCTTAAGAGTACCAATAAGGAAATATACAAGGAGGTCACTGGAAACGACCCGCCTAAATCAGGCAAAAAGGGAAGCGAGAGTGTACAAGCAGCTAATGAAATAGAGGAGAACATAATCAAAAGCTGTGGCGTAGAAGACGTCGGAGGTTTCTTGTTCGCCGAGAACCCCAACGTGAAGAGAACATCCGCTTTCAGTACAGGCTACATGATACCAGTCAAGGAATCCCTGAGCGTGACCTCGATAGATCCTCAACTTCACAGCAGATATGCGTTGGGTACAAAGTTCGTGAACATGGGCGAGGAGAGCAGTAGCTCTGGACAAATGATCTACTACGTGGAGGTATCCTCAGCTATGTTCTCTTTCTCCTTCGACATAGACACTAAGTTCATAGGCAAGTACACGTTTAGTGTGGATAATTACGGTAAAGTAATAAAAGACATGAGTGAAAATGATGTTAAGTCAAGGATAGAAGCCTCCCTTGAGGCTCTGAAGAGGTTCCTCCTCGAGTTCCCCGTAGGGGCGAAGAGGACTAGGTTCAACCCGTCCGACGTTAGTTGGGACTCAATAGGAATTGCAGTCTCAAACGAGGTGTGGACGATGCCTAGTAGCTTTACCGAGGACTATTTAAAGAGAGCAAGGATCAAGAGAGAAAAAGTATCATACGAAACTGAGATTCACGCTTACTCTGAAAACACGGAGACGAAGGAAGAAGTTTCCCCTAATGAAATGAAGAGTTACGACTCAGCCGAGGAGGCAATAGTTTCCGCGATCGAGAACGCAGAGAAACGAGTTTCCGCGATCGAGAACGCAAAGAAATGA
- the cas5a gene encoding type I-A CRISPR-associated protein Cas5a, whose product MKGYVFDVEYCWGFQARIAGMSKTSSSYLFPPPSTILGAIAESYNVRKGRSESESVSTVVKLSKEILSLTFKSLNAIPISFQDLNKVIAIRTSAGEEYPSTVEVYKSFDAPARGKTILSSLDDSPPSLRVVLIVRDSDITVDDLWRIKRIGSKESLVSVTNVNEHDVKGVGKEFETDFAIPVLDEVEIHSLGEFLYQFYVPVDGGSLVDSPWKMYVESKTVKYMIGLPFRDYKVAVKVKGKYTGYKVGEEVVMGIES is encoded by the coding sequence ATGAAGGGTTACGTGTTTGACGTGGAGTATTGTTGGGGCTTTCAGGCGAGAATAGCGGGGATGTCCAAGACCTCGTCGTCTTACCTTTTCCCCCCGCCCAGCACCATCCTCGGTGCTATAGCGGAGTCATATAACGTCAGAAAAGGCAGGTCAGAAAGCGAGAGTGTGTCCACTGTTGTAAAGCTATCCAAAGAGATCCTTTCTCTTACTTTCAAGTCTTTGAACGCCATCCCGATTTCATTTCAGGATCTGAACAAGGTGATCGCGATCAGGACTTCTGCTGGTGAAGAGTACCCTTCTACTGTGGAGGTCTACAAGTCCTTCGATGCCCCAGCCAGGGGAAAGACTATCCTCTCTTCCTTGGATGATAGTCCTCCATCCCTCAGAGTTGTCCTGATAGTTAGGGACTCTGACATCACCGTTGATGATCTGTGGAGGATAAAGAGGATTGGGAGCAAGGAGAGTTTAGTTTCGGTAACCAACGTTAATGAACACGATGTGAAGGGAGTAGGTAAGGAGTTTGAGACAGACTTTGCCATCCCAGTATTGGACGAAGTAGAAATTCACAGCCTAGGGGAGTTTCTCTATCAATTTTACGTTCCTGTTGACGGGGGAAGCTTAGTGGACTCTCCGTGGAAGATGTACGTAGAGTCTAAGACAGTAAAATACATGATCGGGCTTCCGTTCAGAGATTATAAGGTAGCCGTGAAGGTCAAGGGCAAATACACTGGATACAAGGTAGGTGAAGAGGTAGTGATGGGAATTGAAAGTTAA
- the cas3 gene encoding CRISPR-associated helicase Cas3', with translation MDNLSYYEVVKESLGLKERPFLDHVMSSIQDGNYFVLAPTGYGKTAISMALSMREIEDGFKIVVSYPLRSLIEQQSWKFQNFMRMRGYIDVIGVRYMGRADSPYLVHPVTLTTVDNLSLMSLGLSPEDTQKVYKEYHGTTYGSLGHYMFSWASVFTASHVFDEVHLLADRTKSLSFLMTFLRLSKTFGNNVISMSATLPKSYRGILSQQAKLLEFKECYDKEFSRERESKRYRIELKGIRNDKLNTLKSVLKDLKKDFRKALVIFNTVNDAIEFYRSIEGEKKVLIHSRFSDEDRKKKAIEVETMSEGIVVGTQAVEAGLDFSSDLIISELCPANSLIQRFGRFLRKDEKKGKAIVWYEEGKEDGVRYKVYEGELVRRTLDYLSSNQDINLHIGYERFLDHVYSSPPEVDYNLMEKIVNVITNLSNPSESAMDLLIKMDGSLVREGDVLTALSSDGVEVPVNFNYIRNNCVKAFNGNEERRCPRSEKEAVIYSLEGFKYKVNSAYTEVGLP, from the coding sequence ATGGATAACTTATCTTATTATGAGGTAGTCAAGGAGTCCCTGGGACTCAAGGAGAGGCCCTTCCTAGATCACGTGATGTCTTCAATTCAGGATGGAAACTACTTCGTCTTGGCACCCACTGGGTACGGCAAGACTGCCATATCAATGGCGCTCTCCATGAGAGAGATAGAGGATGGCTTCAAGATAGTCGTGTCATACCCCCTTAGATCACTCATTGAACAACAGTCATGGAAGTTCCAAAACTTCATGAGGATGAGGGGCTACATTGACGTTATCGGGGTGAGGTACATGGGAAGGGCAGATTCACCTTACTTGGTTCACCCGGTTACTCTTACCACTGTGGATAACTTATCCCTCATGTCCTTGGGTCTATCTCCCGAGGATACCCAGAAAGTATACAAGGAATATCATGGGACGACCTATGGCTCCCTGGGACATTACATGTTCTCATGGGCCTCAGTTTTCACCGCGTCTCACGTCTTCGATGAGGTACATCTTTTGGCGGATAGGACTAAGTCGCTTTCCTTCCTTATGACCTTTCTGAGGCTTAGCAAAACGTTCGGGAATAACGTGATCTCCATGTCAGCTACCTTACCCAAGTCTTACAGAGGGATCCTCTCGCAACAAGCTAAGTTACTTGAGTTCAAGGAATGCTACGATAAGGAGTTCTCCAGAGAAAGGGAGAGTAAGAGATACAGAATCGAGCTCAAGGGAATAAGGAATGACAAGTTAAATACTCTGAAGTCTGTCCTGAAAGACCTCAAGAAAGACTTCAGGAAGGCGTTGGTTATCTTCAATACCGTCAATGATGCCATAGAGTTCTACAGAAGTATAGAAGGGGAGAAGAAAGTCCTCATACATTCTAGATTCTCGGACGAGGATAGGAAAAAGAAGGCCATCGAGGTGGAGACAATGAGTGAAGGTATAGTCGTTGGGACTCAAGCAGTGGAGGCGGGACTGGACTTCTCATCAGATTTGATAATTTCTGAGCTATGCCCAGCAAACTCTCTTATCCAAAGGTTCGGTAGGTTCCTTAGAAAAGATGAGAAGAAAGGTAAAGCGATAGTGTGGTACGAGGAAGGGAAAGAGGACGGAGTTAGGTACAAGGTTTACGAAGGAGAGTTGGTCAGAAGAACCCTGGATTACCTGAGTTCAAACCAGGACATCAATCTACACATAGGTTATGAGAGGTTCCTCGATCACGTCTATTCTTCCCCTCCTGAGGTGGACTACAACCTGATGGAGAAAATAGTTAACGTGATCACTAACCTGAGCAATCCTTCAGAGTCTGCCATGGACCTCCTGATAAAGATGGATGGGAGTCTCGTGAGGGAGGGAGATGTCCTGACAGCTTTGTCAAGCGACGGGGTGGAGGTTCCTGTAAACTTCAACTACATAAGGAATAACTGCGTTAAAGCATTTAACGGAAATGAAGAGAGGAGGTGCCCTCGTAGCGAGAAGGAAGCTGTAATCTACTCATTGGAGGGTTTCAAGTATAAGGTAAATTCTGCCTATACGGAGGTGGGTCTTCCGTGA
- a CDS encoding HD domain-containing protein — protein sequence MIYSFYDPPVEERLKDHINLALSNINAEGRLIRQGMKLTDDFLKILRLSIIFHDFGKVVFNQHAFREGKRLTFPGHEVISCWAVYRHFNVGQYLKDEITGRKLIALSVLMHHHPMELRERINILKKNEMEVDEETFNLFWEELNDIYIDNVRLNRVNVSEIAWETQRIYVELWKEIWMNSSPKIRKIFLLNLQGLVACDYTSANKLRGGDKGFINVIRKFNDSFMSSRQGMGREDRDHT from the coding sequence GTGATCTACAGCTTCTATGATCCTCCTGTGGAGGAGAGATTAAAGGATCATATTAACCTAGCTTTGAGTAACATTAACGCTGAAGGAAGATTGATCAGGCAAGGCATGAAGCTGACCGACGACTTCTTGAAGATCCTGCGTCTGTCTATAATATTCCACGACTTCGGTAAAGTGGTTTTCAACCAACACGCCTTCAGAGAGGGTAAGAGACTTACCTTCCCTGGGCATGAGGTTATTTCCTGCTGGGCGGTTTACAGACATTTCAATGTAGGTCAATACCTCAAGGACGAAATAACGGGCAGAAAGTTAATCGCTCTATCTGTGTTGATGCATCACCACCCAATGGAACTTAGGGAGAGGATTAACATCTTGAAGAAGAACGAGATGGAAGTAGACGAGGAGACCTTTAATCTATTCTGGGAAGAGTTAAACGATATTTATATTGATAATGTGAGACTAAATAGAGTGAATGTATCTGAGATTGCGTGGGAAACTCAGAGGATCTATGTAGAGCTATGGAAAGAGATCTGGATGAACTCCAGTCCAAAAATTAGGAAGATATTTCTCCTCAATCTTCAAGGGTTAGTTGCATGTGACTACACTTCAGCTAATAAGCTCAGGGGTGGAGATAAGGGGTTCATAAACGTCATAAGGAAATTCAACGATTCATTCATGAGTTCCAGACAAGGGATGGGGAGAGAAGACCGGGACCACACATAA